A section of the Clostridium omnivorum genome encodes:
- a CDS encoding DUF512 domain-containing protein produces MNNKISKVFPDSIAEEMEIEVGDKLLSINSTEVKDIIDYKFLMAEEYVEIEIEKQDGEVWALEIEKDYDEDLGVEFENPVLDEAKSCCNKCVFCFIDQLPKGMRETLYFKDDDSRLSFLQGNFVTLTNMKDEDIDRIIRYRISPINVSVHTTNPELRVKMLNNRFAGNIYERLQKLAEASIELNCQIVLCQGLNDGGELIKTIEDLYKLYPSIQNVAVVPVGATQFRHGLYNITMFDKESSRRELNSVKALQERYINEIESPFVRLSDEFYVLAEMDVPSDDFYGDFEQLEDGIGMIRILRSTIDETLGNLNNNICGSFTIATGSSGYKELSKVAEKINNANSKIKVNVVKIINKFFGETITVAGLLTGKDIIEQLSKEQLGDYIIIPRNMLRSGEEIFLDDVLVTDLEKSLNRKVIICDYTGEDLVDLINEFGKEE; encoded by the coding sequence ATGAATAATAAGATTTCAAAGGTGTTTCCAGACAGTATAGCTGAAGAAATGGAAATCGAAGTTGGAGATAAATTACTTAGCATAAATTCTACTGAAGTAAAAGATATAATTGATTATAAATTTTTGATGGCTGAGGAATATGTAGAAATAGAAATAGAAAAGCAGGATGGAGAAGTTTGGGCTTTAGAAATAGAAAAGGATTATGATGAAGATTTAGGAGTTGAATTTGAAAATCCTGTGTTGGATGAAGCAAAGAGCTGCTGCAATAAATGTGTATTTTGCTTTATAGACCAGCTTCCTAAAGGAATGAGGGAAACTCTTTATTTTAAAGATGATGATTCAAGACTTTCATTTCTCCAAGGTAATTTTGTTACTTTGACCAATATGAAGGATGAAGATATAGATAGAATTATTAGATATAGAATAAGCCCAATAAATGTTTCGGTTCACACTACAAATCCTGAACTTAGAGTGAAAATGTTAAATAACAGATTTGCTGGCAATATATATGAAAGACTTCAAAAGCTTGCTGAGGCATCAATAGAACTTAACTGTCAGATTGTTTTGTGCCAAGGATTAAATGATGGTGGTGAACTAATAAAGACCATAGAAGATCTTTATAAGTTGTACCCGTCTATTCAAAATGTTGCAGTAGTACCAGTAGGAGCAACACAGTTTAGACATGGACTTTATAATATAACTATGTTTGACAAAGAAAGCAGCAGAAGGGAGTTAAATTCTGTTAAAGCACTTCAAGAAAGATACATTAATGAAATAGAAAGTCCCTTTGTAAGGCTTTCAGATGAATTTTATGTGCTTGCTGAAATGGATGTGCCTTCAGATGATTTTTATGGAGACTTTGAACAGCTTGAAGACGGCATAGGTATGATAAGAATTTTAAGAAGTACTATTGACGAGACCCTGGGAAATCTGAATAATAATATATGTGGAAGTTTTACAATTGCAACAGGTTCTTCTGGCTATAAGGAATTAAGTAAGGTGGCTGAAAAGATAAATAATGCAAATAGTAAAATAAAAGTTAATGTTGTTAAAATAATCAACAAATTTTTTGGTGAAACTATAACTGTAGCAGGACTGTTAACTGGAAAAGATATTATAGAGCAGCTTTCAAAGGAGCAGCTTGGGGATTATATAATAATACCAAGGAATATGCTTAGAAGTGGAGAAGAAATATTTTTAGATGATGTGTTAGTTACAGATTTAGAAAAAAGCTTAAATAGGAAGGTTATAATCTGTGATTATACCGGAGAAGATTTAGTCGATTTAATAAATGAGTTTGGTAAGGAGGAATAA
- the der gene encoding ribosome biogenesis GTPase Der, which produces MAKPLVAIVGRPNVGKSTLFNKIAGKRIAIVEDTPGVTRDRIYADAEWLRYNFTLIDTGGIEPESEDVIISQMRRQAQLAMEMANVIVFIVDGKEGLTAADAEVAQMLRKSKKPVVLVVNKVDNLKEEDNAYEFYNLGIGDPITISASQGLGLGDMLDRVVEHFPEDSENEEEEEVISIAIVGKPNVGKSSLINKLLGEDRVIVSDVPGTTRDAIDSYLETDIGKFTLIDTAGLRRKSKVKEEIERYSVIRTLAAVDRANVCILMVDAAEGVTDQDEKIIGYAHEQGKAIMVIVNKWDLIEKDDKTMDTYKKELQYKLSFMSYAPYLFISAKTGQRVHKVLELAKECYDSYSKRISTGLLNDVINKAVLMKEPPIVGLNRLKIFYATQVSSRPPVFIFFVNDPNTLHFSYERYLENQLRENFDFKGTGIKMIFRERKS; this is translated from the coding sequence ATGGCAAAACCGTTAGTGGCGATAGTTGGGAGACCGAATGTAGGTAAATCCACACTTTTTAACAAAATAGCAGGAAAAAGAATAGCGATAGTAGAAGATACTCCAGGGGTAACTAGAGATAGAATATATGCAGATGCGGAGTGGCTGAGGTATAATTTTACTCTTATTGATACTGGTGGTATTGAGCCTGAAAGTGAAGATGTTATAATATCACAAATGAGAAGGCAGGCTCAGTTAGCTATGGAAATGGCTAATGTAATTGTATTTATAGTTGATGGTAAAGAAGGCCTTACAGCTGCCGATGCAGAAGTTGCTCAAATGCTTAGAAAGAGTAAGAAACCAGTTGTACTAGTAGTTAACAAGGTTGATAATCTAAAAGAAGAAGATAATGCTTATGAATTTTACAATCTAGGTATAGGTGACCCAATTACAATATCAGCTTCACAAGGCTTAGGTCTTGGAGATATGCTTGATAGAGTAGTAGAGCACTTCCCTGAAGACAGTGAAAATGAAGAGGAAGAGGAAGTAATTAGTATTGCTATAGTTGGTAAGCCTAATGTAGGTAAATCTTCTCTTATAAACAAACTTTTAGGCGAAGATAGAGTAATAGTGAGTGATGTACCAGGAACTACTCGTGACGCTATAGACAGCTATCTAGAAACAGATATAGGTAAATTTACACTAATTGATACTGCTGGACTTAGAAGGAAAAGCAAGGTCAAGGAAGAAATAGAAAGATATAGTGTAATTAGAACTCTTGCAGCAGTTGATAGAGCAAATGTATGTATACTTATGGTAGATGCAGCTGAAGGTGTAACTGATCAAGATGAAAAAATTATAGGCTATGCCCATGAACAAGGTAAAGCTATAATGGTTATAGTAAATAAGTGGGATCTAATAGAAAAAGACGACAAGACCATGGATACATACAAGAAGGAGTTACAGTATAAATTATCCTTCATGAGCTATGCTCCTTACCTGTTTATATCCGCAAAAACAGGTCAAAGGGTACATAAGGTATTAGAGCTAGCTAAGGAATGCTATGATAGTTATTCAAAGAGAATTTCCACTGGATTATTAAACGATGTAATAAATAAAGCGGTTCTTATGAAAGAGCCTCCAATAGTTGGGCTAAATAGACTTAAAATTTTCTATGCTACTCAAGTAAGCTCAAGACCGCCTGTATTTATATTCTTCGTAAATGATCCAAACACTCTACACTTTTCATATGAAAGATATTTAGAAAACCAGCTTAGAGAAAACTTTGACTTCAAAGGAACTGGTATAAAGATGATATTCAGAGAAAGGAAGAGTTAA
- a CDS encoding O-acetyl-ADP-ribose deacetylase, with amino-acid sequence MPLEIIRNDITKVYADAIVNAANSSLLGGGGVDGAIHRAAGPELLEECRSLGGCKTGQAKITKGYKLPAKYIIHTVGPVWHGGKSNEEKLLEDCYKNSLAVAKEHNIESIAFPLISSGAFGYPKDNALKIAISVIGEFLLRNEMTVFLVVYDKAAFVLSEKLFSSINQYIDDKYIEENPSSSRDRFQERNQLRIGILEAPIFSTSEASTSTKKRKRSLAELVKHMDETFSQMLLRLIDEKGMTDAETYKKANIDRKLFSKIRNDINYKPSKPTAIAFAIALKLNLDETKDLLLKAGFALSHSSIFDIIIEYFIQDENYNIFEINEALFAFDQNLLGV; translated from the coding sequence ATGCCACTGGAAATAATCCGTAATGATATAACAAAAGTATACGCAGATGCCATTGTTAATGCAGCAAACTCATCATTACTTGGTGGTGGAGGGGTTGATGGAGCAATTCATCGTGCTGCTGGGCCTGAGCTGCTAGAAGAATGCCGTAGCCTTGGAGGTTGTAAAACTGGACAAGCCAAAATAACAAAAGGGTACAAATTGCCTGCAAAATATATAATTCATACTGTTGGGCCAGTTTGGCATGGAGGAAAAAGCAATGAGGAGAAGCTGCTGGAAGATTGCTATAAGAACTCACTTGCAGTTGCTAAAGAGCATAATATTGAAAGTATCGCTTTTCCTCTAATATCATCGGGTGCATTTGGATATCCCAAAGATAATGCATTAAAAATTGCCATTTCGGTCATAGGTGAATTTTTGCTAAGAAATGAAATGACGGTTTTTCTGGTTGTGTATGATAAGGCAGCATTTGTGTTGTCTGAGAAGCTGTTTTCGTCCATTAACCAATATATTGATGATAAGTATATTGAAGAAAACCCTTCTAGTTCCAGAGATAGATTTCAGGAAAGAAACCAATTAAGAATAGGCATTTTAGAAGCACCAATATTTTCTACATCGGAAGCATCTACCTCAACAAAAAAACGTAAAAGAAGTCTTGCAGAACTAGTAAAGCATATGGATGAAACCTTTTCGCAAATGTTACTGCGTCTCATTGATGAAAAAGGCATGACAGATGCAGAAACTTATAAAAAGGCAAATATAGACCGGAAGCTATTTTCTAAAATAAGAAACGATATAAATTATAAGCCAAGCAAGCCTACCGCAATTGCTTTTGCTATAGCTTTAAAATTAAATCTTGATGAAACAAAGGATTTACTGCTTAAGGCCGGATTTGCACTTTCACATAGCAGTATATTTGACATCATCATTGAGTATTTTATACAAGATGAAAACTATAATATTTTCGAGATCAACGAAGCTTTGTTTGCTTTTGATCAGAATCTACTAGGGGTTTAA
- a CDS encoding NAD(P)H-dependent glycerol-3-phosphate dehydrogenase, which translates to MYSKVTFIGGGSFGTALSILLSKKGVTVSVWDKNLEVIEDINVKRENLKYLPKVAIPSNVKAYENLEEALLGSEAVVLAVPSHAIRDVSRKLRPLIRENQIVVSIAKGIEESTQKRLSEVIEEEIPNNPIVILSGPSHAEEVAIDIPTTVVVASKNMEAAAKTQDLFMTNKFRVYTNDDLVGVEIAGAVKNIIALAAGVSDGIGYGDNTKAALMTRGMSEIIRIGTKLGGKLETFSGLTGMGDLIVTCTSMHSRNRRAGILIGQGHSTDKVSDEIGMVVEGIKACKAFYILKEKLGVSMPITDILYKVLFEGKDPKYGVYELMSREKKDEVNF; encoded by the coding sequence ATGTATTCTAAAGTAACATTTATTGGTGGGGGAAGCTTTGGTACAGCACTAAGCATACTTTTATCTAAAAAGGGAGTTACAGTTAGTGTTTGGGATAAGAATTTAGAGGTTATCGAAGACATTAACGTTAAAAGAGAAAATCTCAAGTACCTTCCAAAGGTAGCTATTCCTTCCAATGTTAAGGCCTATGAAAATTTAGAAGAAGCACTACTAGGCAGTGAGGCTGTAGTGCTTGCAGTACCTTCTCACGCTATTAGAGACGTAAGTAGGAAGTTAAGGCCTTTAATAAGGGAAAACCAAATTGTTGTAAGTATAGCCAAGGGTATAGAAGAGAGTACACAAAAAAGATTGTCAGAAGTAATTGAAGAAGAAATACCTAATAATCCAATTGTTATTCTTTCAGGCCCTAGCCATGCAGAAGAAGTGGCAATTGATATCCCAACCACAGTGGTTGTTGCTTCAAAAAACATGGAGGCTGCTGCAAAAACACAGGACTTATTTATGACAAATAAGTTTAGGGTATATACAAATGATGATTTAGTTGGCGTTGAAATTGCAGGAGCTGTAAAGAATATTATAGCTCTGGCTGCAGGTGTATCTGACGGTATTGGTTATGGAGACAACACTAAAGCTGCTCTAATGACAAGAGGAATGAGCGAAATAATAAGAATAGGAACTAAACTTGGAGGAAAGCTAGAAACCTTTTCCGGTCTTACTGGTATGGGAGACTTAATAGTTACTTGTACAAGTATGCACAGTAGAAATAGAAGAGCAGGTATATTAATTGGTCAAGGACATTCAACAGATAAGGTTTCGGATGAAATAGGAATGGTTGTTGAAGGTATTAAAGCCTGCAAAGCATTTTACATATTAAAAGAAAAGCTAGGCGTTTCTATGCCAATAACAGATATACTGTACAAAGTGCTTTTCGAAGGCAAAGATCCTAAATATGGTGTTTATGAGCTTATGTCCAGAGAAAAGAAGGATGAAGTTAATTTTTAA
- the phoU gene encoding phosphate signaling complex protein PhoU, whose amino-acid sequence MTRGSFDTNLQELHNDLLRMGSIVEKQIYECIEALVNQDDAQANKVIDNDDLVDELQREIEGKCIKLIATQQPLALDLRNIFTTTKIVTDLERMADHAVDIAKITKRLKGEKYIKQLIDIPKAADIVKEMIKQALDAYVEGNVEKAYAVCKMDDKVDALYKQVFSELLGLMAKDSSTVNQATQFLFVCKFLERVADHVTNICEWTIYLVTGDQVDLNE is encoded by the coding sequence ATGACAAGAGGATCCTTCGATACAAACCTGCAGGAGCTTCACAATGATTTACTGAGAATGGGAAGTATTGTTGAAAAGCAGATATATGAGTGTATAGAAGCACTAGTAAATCAAGATGATGCACAAGCAAATAAGGTAATAGACAATGATGATTTAGTTGATGAACTTCAAAGGGAAATAGAAGGTAAATGTATAAAATTAATAGCAACTCAGCAGCCACTAGCTCTTGATTTAAGAAATATATTTACTACTACTAAAATAGTTACTGACCTAGAGAGAATGGCTGACCATGCAGTAGATATAGCTAAAATTACTAAAAGGCTTAAAGGTGAAAAATACATTAAGCAGTTAATAGATATACCTAAAGCAGCAGATATAGTTAAGGAAATGATAAAGCAAGCCTTGGATGCCTATGTTGAAGGAAATGTAGAAAAAGCTTATGCAGTTTGTAAAATGGATGATAAGGTAGATGCTCTTTACAAACAAGTTTTTTCTGAATTGTTAGGCCTAATGGCAAAAGATTCAAGCACAGTTAATCAGGCAACTCAATTTTTATTTGTATGTAAGTTCCTAGAAAGAGTTGCAGACCACGTAACAAATATTTGTGAATGGACAATTTACTTAGTTACTGGTGATCAAGTTGATTTGAATGAATAG
- the pstB gene encoding phosphate ABC transporter ATP-binding protein PstB, with product MSIIETKGLNLFYGNSQALKNISLNIEENAVTALIGPSGCGKSTFLRTINRMNDLIDSVRIEGEVLYEGKNIYTDYDVIELRKKVGMVFQKPNPFPMSIYDNIAYGPRIHGITNKNKLDEIVEKSLRGAALWDEVKDRLKKSALGLSGGQQQRVCIARVLAVEPHVLLMDEPTSALDPISTLKVEELMDELKKNYTVIIVTHNMQQAGRISDNTAFFLNGEVVEYNKTEDIFYKPRDKRTEDYITGRFG from the coding sequence ATGAGCATAATTGAAACAAAAGGTCTTAATTTATTTTATGGAAATTCACAGGCACTAAAAAATATTAGCCTTAACATAGAGGAAAATGCTGTTACCGCACTAATTGGTCCGTCTGGCTGCGGAAAATCTACATTTTTAAGAACAATAAATAGAATGAATGATTTAATTGATAGTGTTAGAATTGAAGGAGAAGTGCTGTACGAGGGGAAAAATATATATACAGATTACGATGTAATTGAGCTTAGAAAAAAAGTTGGTATGGTATTTCAAAAGCCAAACCCTTTCCCTATGTCTATATATGACAATATTGCATATGGACCAAGAATTCATGGAATAACAAATAAGAATAAGCTTGATGAAATAGTAGAGAAAAGTCTTAGAGGAGCAGCTCTATGGGATGAAGTAAAGGACAGACTAAAAAAGAGTGCCTTAGGTTTATCTGGAGGTCAGCAGCAAAGAGTATGTATAGCAAGAGTTTTAGCTGTAGAGCCACATGTACTTTTAATGGATGAACCAACTTCAGCTCTAGATCCAATCTCAACTTTAAAAGTAGAAGAACTTATGGATGAACTTAAAAAGAATTATACAGTAATAATTGTAACCCACAATATGCAGCAGGCAGGAAGAATATCAGACAATACCGCATTTTTCCTAAATGGTGAAGTAGTCGAATATAACAAAACTGAAGATATTTTCTACAAACCAAGGGATAAGAGAACTGAGGATTATATTACTGGAAGATTTGGTTAA
- the spoIVA gene encoding stage IV sporulation protein A: protein MENFDIYKDIAERTQGDIYVGVVGPVRTGKSSFIKRFMDLMVIPNIDNPYKKQRAKDELPQSSSGKSIHTTEPKFVPNEAVEIKMEEGTKFKVRMVDCVGYIVKGASGYIENNAPKMVNTPWYDHEIPFEEAAELGTKKVINEHSTIGLLITTDGSITDINRDEYVEAEERVVKELKAINKPFIMVLNSANVDDPKTLDLKRELEEKYDVPVQTLDVVNMKEEDVATVFNGVLKEFPIKEINIDMPEWIEKLEARHWLKVNFINLVKDMCKKIHKVRDIKKILDDFGDVEFLGQSDLTEMNMGDGTARVNLAPKAGLFYNILSEICGCEIRGENELLSIMSDLYNAKTEYDKVAEALRDVRETGYGLVAPQLSEMKLEEPQIVKQGSRYGVKLKASAPSLHFIKADIETEVSPIMGTEKQSEELVKSLLEQFENDPSKIWQSNMFGKSLEVVVKEGLQNKLYKMPEDVQVKIQRTLQKIINEGNGGLICIIL, encoded by the coding sequence TTGGAAAATTTCGATATATATAAGGACATAGCTGAAAGAACGCAAGGGGATATCTATGTAGGTGTTGTTGGGCCTGTAAGAACAGGAAAATCTTCTTTTATAAAAAGATTTATGGACTTAATGGTTATACCCAATATTGACAATCCTTACAAGAAGCAAAGAGCAAAGGATGAATTACCACAAAGCTCATCAGGAAAATCAATTCATACTACAGAACCTAAATTTGTTCCAAATGAAGCTGTAGAAATAAAAATGGAAGAAGGAACAAAGTTTAAAGTAAGAATGGTGGATTGTGTTGGATATATAGTAAAAGGAGCTTCCGGATATATAGAAAATAATGCTCCTAAAATGGTAAATACACCTTGGTATGATCATGAAATTCCATTTGAAGAAGCTGCTGAACTGGGAACCAAAAAAGTAATTAATGAGCACTCAACTATAGGCCTGCTTATTACTACTGATGGCTCTATAACTGATATAAATAGAGACGAGTATGTAGAAGCTGAGGAAAGAGTTGTAAAAGAGCTTAAAGCAATTAATAAGCCATTTATTATGGTCCTAAATTCTGCAAATGTTGATGATCCTAAGACCCTAGATCTTAAGAGGGAATTAGAAGAAAAATATGATGTGCCAGTTCAAACCTTAGATGTAGTCAATATGAAGGAAGAAGACGTAGCAACCGTATTCAATGGAGTATTAAAGGAATTCCCAATTAAAGAAATAAATATTGACATGCCTGAGTGGATTGAAAAGCTAGAAGCTAGGCATTGGCTAAAAGTTAACTTTATTAATCTCGTTAAGGACATGTGCAAGAAGATTCATAAGGTTAGAGATATAAAGAAGATACTAGATGACTTCGGAGACGTTGAATTCCTAGGTCAGTCTGATCTAACTGAAATGAATATGGGAGATGGAACTGCAAGAGTTAATCTAGCTCCAAAAGCTGGTTTATTCTATAATATCCTTAGTGAAATTTGCGGCTGCGAAATCAGAGGCGAAAATGAGCTATTATCTATAATGAGTGATTTATATAATGCTAAAACTGAGTACGATAAAGTAGCTGAAGCTCTAAGGGATGTTAGAGAGACAGGTTACGGCTTAGTAGCACCACAGCTTTCAGAAATGAAGCTAGAAGAGCCACAAATTGTTAAGCAGGGAAGCAGATATGGAGTTAAGCTTAAAGCCAGCGCACCTTCACTACACTTTATAAAGGCAGATATAGAAACTGAGGTTTCGCCAATCATGGGAACTGAAAAGCAAAGTGAAGAGCTTGTAAAATCCCTATTAGAGCAGTTTGAAAACGACCCATCAAAGATTTGGCAGAGCAATATGTTTGGTAAATCTTTAGAAGTAGTTGTTAAGGAAGGTCTTCAAAACAAACTGTACAAGATGCCAGAAGATGTTCAGGTTAAAATTCAAAGAACCCTTCAAAAGATTATTAATGAAGGCAATGGCGGACTAATCTGCATAATACTATAA
- a CDS encoding vWA domain-containing protein: MRKGLTELVFILDRSGSMSGLESDTIGGYNSMLEKQKNEPGEAVITTVLFDDKYELLHDRTSLIGIDPITDEEYFVRGSTALLDAVGKTINKIGSVQKHTAEDERAEHVMFVITTDGMENASREFSYEKVRKIIERQKIKYGWEFIFLGANIDAVATAERFGISKDRAANYNADSKGTLLNYEVISEAVSCMRASCAISENWKDRIEEDFKMRGGMR; the protein is encoded by the coding sequence ATGAGAAAGGGTTTAACTGAACTGGTATTTATTCTTGATAGGAGCGGCTCAATGAGCGGTCTCGAAAGTGACACCATAGGTGGATACAATTCTATGCTTGAAAAACAGAAGAATGAGCCTGGGGAGGCTGTAATAACTACTGTATTGTTTGATGATAAGTATGAATTGCTTCATGACCGTACCAGCCTTATAGGTATAGATCCAATAACAGACGAAGAGTATTTTGTGAGAGGAAGTACTGCTCTTTTAGATGCAGTAGGAAAAACCATCAATAAAATAGGAAGTGTACAGAAACATACAGCGGAAGATGAGAGAGCTGAACATGTTATGTTTGTAATAACAACTGATGGTATGGAAAATGCCAGCAGAGAATTCAGCTATGAAAAAGTCCGAAAGATCATTGAACGTCAAAAGATAAAATACGGCTGGGAGTTTATATTTCTTGGTGCTAATATTGATGCTGTTGCCACTGCTGAGCGTTTTGGTATCAGCAAAGACAGGGCAGCAAATTATAATGCAGATAGTAAAGGAACTTTGCTTAACTATGAAGTAATCAGCGAAGCAGTAAGTTGTATGCGTGCTAGCTGCGCTATATCAGAAAACTGGAAAGACCGTATTGAAGAGGATTTCAAGATGCGTGGGGGTATGAGATAA
- the pstC gene encoding phosphate ABC transporter permease subunit PstC, translating to MEKRSFGVKLKNEYLGRGFATFCGLLIVILTLSIIFFVASKGLNTFVKDKHSIIQFLFSTNWKPDLGPEKGGPQFGTLIFIAGSTFVALGAVIISAPVGVALAIFMNMISPKLGTKLLQPAMELFVGVPSVVYGWIGITVLVPLIKASFGGLGFSLLAGILVLSIMILPTITSISSDAIRTIPREYIEASYGLGATRWQTISRVIIPAAKSGILTGVVLGIARAFGEALAVQMVIGNSINLTKGLLNTTSTLTSVLTMDMANTVGGTEWNNALWSMALLLLIISFIFILIIRKIGKRGEV from the coding sequence ATGGAGAAGAGGAGTTTTGGCGTTAAATTAAAAAATGAATATTTAGGTCGTGGATTTGCTACCTTTTGTGGACTATTAATAGTAATTCTTACACTTTCTATTATATTTTTCGTAGCTTCCAAAGGACTAAATACATTCGTGAAGGATAAACATTCAATTATTCAATTCTTATTTTCAACTAACTGGAAGCCTGATTTAGGACCAGAAAAAGGAGGACCACAGTTTGGAACACTGATTTTTATTGCAGGTTCAACTTTTGTTGCCTTAGGAGCTGTAATTATAAGTGCGCCAGTAGGAGTTGCACTAGCTATATTTATGAATATGATATCTCCGAAGCTAGGAACAAAATTACTGCAGCCAGCTATGGAATTATTTGTTGGAGTCCCTTCTGTAGTTTATGGTTGGATAGGTATAACAGTTTTAGTTCCACTTATTAAGGCAAGCTTTGGTGGGTTAGGTTTTAGCTTACTTGCTGGTATTCTAGTATTAAGCATTATGATTTTACCTACTATCACTAGTATATCCTCTGATGCAATTAGAACTATACCAAGAGAGTATATAGAGGCTTCCTATGGTTTAGGTGCAACAAGGTGGCAGACAATCAGCAGAGTAATTATTCCTGCTGCAAAATCTGGGATTTTAACTGGAGTAGTACTTGGAATTGCGAGAGCTTTTGGTGAAGCACTTGCTGTTCAAATGGTTATAGGTAACTCTATTAATTTGACAAAGGGATTATTAAATACAACTTCAACATTAACAAGTGTACTCACTATGGACATGGCTAATACAGTTGGAGGTACAGAATGGAATAATGCACTCTGGTCTATGGCTCTGTTACTTTTGATAATATCCTTTATATTCATATTAATTATAAGAAAAATAGGTAAAAGAGGTGAGGTTTAA
- the pstA gene encoding phosphate ABC transporter permease PstA — MSAKLKDKIATVILYIVAAFVLILLAVFIGYILYNGRQSLNLKFLFGKPKFGEAGSGIGRQLFNSFYLLFITLLITVPLGIGAGIYLAEYAKEGKFLNFIRLCIETMSSLPSIVVGLFGLLVFVQMTKWGYTLLSGALVVSILNLPALTRVSEDAIRAASKGVKEASLGLGATQWQTMRKVILPSALPQIITGIILASGRIFGEAAALIYTAGMSAPALKFGSMGKSSAFSLFRSGETLAVHIWKLNSEGMVPDAAKIANGASAVLIIMVLLFNISARMLGKRLYNRYTGTK; from the coding sequence ATGAGTGCTAAATTAAAAGATAAAATAGCTACAGTGATATTATATATAGTTGCAGCATTTGTATTGATTCTATTAGCGGTATTTATAGGTTATATATTATACAATGGAAGACAATCTCTTAATTTAAAATTCCTATTTGGAAAGCCTAAATTTGGAGAAGCAGGCAGCGGAATTGGAAGACAATTATTTAACTCATTTTACTTGCTTTTTATTACACTATTAATTACTGTTCCACTAGGTATTGGAGCAGGAATTTATCTTGCAGAATACGCAAAGGAAGGTAAGTTTTTGAACTTTATAAGATTATGTATTGAAACTATGTCCTCACTTCCATCTATAGTTGTAGGTTTATTTGGACTTTTAGTTTTTGTTCAAATGACAAAGTGGGGATATACACTACTGTCAGGAGCACTTGTTGTTAGCATATTAAACTTGCCTGCACTTACCAGAGTTAGCGAAGATGCTATTAGAGCAGCGTCTAAGGGTGTTAAGGAAGCTAGCTTAGGACTGGGGGCTACACAGTGGCAGACTATGCGAAAGGTTATATTACCCTCCGCACTTCCTCAGATTATAACAGGTATAATATTGGCTTCAGGAAGAATTTTTGGTGAAGCTGCAGCTTTAATATATACAGCGGGTATGAGTGCTCCAGCATTAAAATTTGGTTCAATGGGCAAGAGTTCCGCATTTAGCTTATTTAGATCAGGAGAAACATTAGCTGTTCACATTTGGAAATTGAACTCTGAAGGTATGGTGCCAGATGCTGCAAAGATAGCAAATGGTGCTTCAGCTGTTTTAATAATTATGGTACTACTATTTAATATATCTGCTAGAATGCTTGGAAAAAGACTTTATAATAGATATACAGGAACAAAGTAA